The Listeria monocytogenes genome window below encodes:
- a CDS encoding SulP family inorganic anion transporter has translation MFKHILLSLNGYKISYLRNDVISGVGVAALTIPVAMGYAQVAGLPPIYGLYASFLPVIAYVIFASSPQLIFGIDATASAITGSIILGTAGLAAGSKEAIALAPILAFFCAAFLVLFSVLKLGRFAKYISAPVLSGFISGLSVSIIMGQIPKIMGLKESGDSFFSSLGIIFGQFFQSNWISFAMGVVTVIIVITCKKVIPKIPMSLVVLILGTMAAYFFKLDQYNVDIVGKIPVGFPSLALPDFGASSWAMAIGGGLVCAIATFAGSLLPSESFAMRNKYTIDDNRELFAYGISNFVAAFSGCSPASASVSRTAANEQFRGKTQMVSIVAATIIALIVAFLSGLLYYMPQPVLSGIVFAALVGIIDVDVLKGLFKVSRREATVWIVAALGTLLVGVIFGVLLGIFLSFINVVSRSMKSPIAILGVIEGRHGYFDLKRKPEAKPIPNVVIYRYSASLFFGNFNKFADGLKEAVQDDTKLVIFEASAIINIDTTATESMKDLLKWLDDREIEYYFADLIDHLKTSFRKHDLGYIIDNGYTKKTVEDALDAYYAEHK, from the coding sequence ATGTTTAAACACATCTTACTTTCATTAAATGGGTACAAAATATCCTATTTACGAAATGATGTCATTTCAGGTGTTGGTGTTGCTGCGCTGACGATTCCAGTTGCAATGGGATATGCACAAGTAGCAGGGCTTCCACCCATTTATGGATTATATGCGTCATTTTTACCGGTTATTGCCTATGTTATATTTGCCAGTTCACCGCAACTTATTTTCGGAATTGATGCAACAGCAAGTGCTATCACAGGATCCATCATTTTAGGAACAGCTGGACTTGCTGCGGGATCTAAAGAAGCTATCGCGCTTGCCCCAATTCTCGCATTCTTTTGTGCAGCATTTTTAGTTCTTTTCTCCGTATTAAAATTAGGACGTTTCGCAAAATACATATCAGCCCCAGTTCTTAGTGGATTCATTTCCGGCCTTAGTGTATCCATCATCATGGGACAAATTCCTAAGATAATGGGCCTAAAAGAAAGCGGAGATAGTTTCTTTTCTAGTCTAGGCATTATTTTCGGACAGTTTTTCCAGTCCAATTGGATTTCATTTGCCATGGGCGTAGTTACAGTCATTATTGTTATTACTTGTAAAAAAGTTATACCAAAAATCCCTATGTCTCTTGTTGTTTTAATACTTGGAACAATGGCTGCTTATTTCTTTAAATTAGATCAATATAATGTCGATATTGTCGGTAAAATTCCAGTTGGTTTCCCTTCGCTAGCACTTCCAGATTTTGGTGCAAGCTCGTGGGCAATGGCAATTGGCGGGGGTCTAGTCTGCGCCATCGCAACTTTTGCTGGTTCGCTTTTGCCAAGTGAAAGTTTTGCCATGAGAAACAAATATACGATTGATGATAATCGTGAGTTATTTGCTTACGGGATTTCTAATTTCGTCGCTGCGTTTTCTGGTTGTTCCCCGGCAAGTGCCAGCGTATCAAGAACTGCCGCTAACGAACAATTTCGTGGTAAAACGCAAATGGTTTCTATCGTTGCTGCAACCATTATTGCGCTAATCGTTGCCTTCCTAAGTGGACTACTTTACTATATGCCCCAACCAGTTCTTTCAGGCATCGTATTTGCTGCCCTTGTAGGTATTATTGATGTAGATGTGTTAAAAGGTTTATTCAAAGTTTCTCGTCGTGAAGCAACTGTTTGGATTGTTGCAGCACTTGGGACTCTTTTAGTTGGCGTTATTTTTGGGGTACTACTTGGTATTTTCCTATCATTCATTAACGTAGTAAGTCGTTCGATGAAATCACCAATTGCGATTCTTGGAGTAATCGAAGGACGCCATGGTTATTTCGATTTAAAACGTAAACCAGAAGCAAAACCAATTCCAAATGTTGTCATTTATCGTTATAGCGCTTCTCTTTTCTTCGGGAATTTTAACAAATTCGCAGATGGCTTAAAAGAAGCAGTCCAAGATGATACAAAACTAGTCATTTTTGAAGCGAGTGCGATTATTAATATCGATACAACCGCAACCGAATCAATGAAAGACTTGCTCAAATGGCTCGATGACAGAGAAATTGAATATTACTTCGCTGACCTAATCGATCATTTGAAAACTAGTTTTAGAAAACATGATCTTGGCTATATTATCGATAACGGCTACACGAAGAAAACCGTGGAAGACGCGCTCGATGCTTATTATGCCGAACATAAATAA
- a CDS encoding class I SAM-dependent methyltransferase yields MNLEEIVDCMLVNENDKEIQRTQTEHRIKLVDFWQVKEGDRVLEVGCGQGDTTAVLANAVGTSGFVQGIDIAPRTYGAPFTIGDATDHLKKSKLGAQIDFKLGTDILKGDIPFPEDAFDIAVLSHASWYFSSKSELTLMLELLSRWAKRVCYAEWDTRITDVKQTSHMLAVLTQSSYEAFKQETQSNIRTFITPMDMQEIIQEHNWKMGTETSIFSEKMQDSRWEISYVKDFITKELEADLGLPEKFKAFLLSQSKLITLENSLPMASYCTSWQAK; encoded by the coding sequence ATGAACTTAGAAGAAATAGTCGATTGTATGTTAGTAAACGAAAATGACAAAGAAATTCAGCGGACCCAAACGGAGCACCGTATCAAACTTGTTGATTTTTGGCAGGTGAAAGAAGGGGACCGGGTGCTCGAAGTGGGTTGTGGGCAAGGTGATACAACAGCTGTACTTGCGAATGCAGTTGGTACTAGTGGCTTCGTGCAAGGTATTGATATTGCACCACGAACTTATGGTGCTCCGTTTACCATTGGCGATGCGACAGACCATTTGAAAAAATCAAAACTTGGTGCGCAAATTGATTTTAAGTTAGGAACGGATATTTTAAAAGGGGATATCCCTTTTCCAGAGGATGCTTTTGATATAGCGGTTTTATCACATGCTTCGTGGTATTTTAGTTCCAAAAGTGAGCTCACATTAATGCTCGAATTATTAAGCAGGTGGGCGAAACGAGTTTGTTACGCAGAATGGGATACGAGAATTACGGATGTGAAACAAACATCCCATATGTTAGCCGTGCTCACTCAGTCATCCTACGAAGCATTCAAACAAGAAACACAGTCCAACATCCGAACGTTCATCACGCCAATGGATATGCAAGAAATTATCCAAGAGCACAACTGGAAAATGGGCACGGAAACAAGTATCTTCTCAGAAAAAATGCAAGATAGCCGATGGGAAATTAGTTATGTAAAAGATTTTATCACAAAAGAATTAGAAGCTGATTTAGGTTTGCCAGAAAAATTTAAAGCATTTTTACTTAGTCAAAGTAAATTAATTACACTTGAAAATAGTTTACCAATGGCGTCATACTGTACTTCTTGGCAGGCAAAGTAA
- a CDS encoding MurR/RpiR family transcriptional regulator, translated as MLFLDKNLELNDTELDIYNYIVANLDKVVYMRIRDLATEAHVSTTTILRFCRKFGCNGFSEFRVKLQLYLEEQKLAQIDMADETTYIDFLKRTAQPEFKAQIQNAVEILRDRELVLFAGVGSSGVIAEYGAIYFSSLFTLALHIEDPLNHPFYHLSSKLSDKICMIAISVEGENEDIIRYIHQLKAQNCKVISITNSAKSTIARLSDANIAYYINKEMYQEANITSQLPALYTIENIAREIRTQIDKEKM; from the coding sequence ATGCTTTTTTTGGATAAAAATTTGGAATTAAATGATACGGAATTAGATATTTATAATTATATTGTGGCGAATTTAGATAAGGTTGTTTATATGCGGATTCGTGATTTGGCGACGGAAGCGCATGTGAGTACGACGACAATTCTACGTTTTTGCCGAAAATTTGGTTGTAATGGTTTTTCGGAGTTTCGCGTGAAGTTGCAGCTTTATTTGGAAGAGCAGAAGTTGGCGCAAATCGATATGGCGGATGAGACGACGTATATTGATTTTCTGAAACGGACGGCGCAACCGGAGTTTAAAGCGCAAATTCAAAACGCAGTAGAAATTCTTCGTGACCGCGAACTGGTTTTATTTGCTGGGGTTGGTTCATCGGGCGTAATTGCTGAATATGGCGCGATTTATTTTTCGTCATTATTTACGCTGGCGCTACATATTGAAGATCCGCTTAACCACCCGTTTTACCATTTATCGAGCAAATTATCCGATAAAATCTGCATGATTGCGATTTCAGTGGAAGGGGAAAATGAAGACATCATTCGTTATATTCACCAACTGAAAGCGCAAAATTGCAAAGTGATTTCGATTACGAACAGCGCAAAATCAACTATTGCGAGGCTCTCTGACGCGAACATCGCTTATTATATTAATAAGGAAATGTACCAGGAAGCGAATATCACGTCCCAACTACCGGCACTATATACAATTGAAAATATTGCCCGGGAAATAAGAACGCAAATTGATAAAGAAAAAATGTAA
- a CDS encoding glycosyltransferase family 2 protein: protein MVVADYLALFAVVCIWGLLLINIVLIVAGYVYYLKNEARNVPEIPAEVPFVSVMVPAHNEGKVIVKTVESLLAFDYPVDRYEIIVINDNSSDNSAELLAAIQAKNPTRFLKIINTDNITGGKGKSNALNIGFAESCGELVAIYDADNTPEQQALRILVGEITNDAKLGAVIGKFRTRNRNASWLTRFINIETLSFQWMAQAGRWALFKLCTIPGTNFIVRRSLLEEIGGWDVKAVAEDTEISFRIYMMGYRIKFQAKAVTWEQEPQTLPVWFKQRSRWAKGNIYVILKNVPLLFKREGRRVRFDILYFLSIYFLLLTSLIVSDVLLVLYALGLVHTTLAGLSGALWLLAILLFIAGTFITLTTEKGEISFSNLLFIMLMYVTYCQLWMVVAAYGFFIFLKDTVLKRETKWYKTERF from the coding sequence ATGGTTGTTGCAGATTATTTAGCATTATTCGCAGTGGTATGTATTTGGGGACTTTTGCTAATTAATATTGTGTTAATTGTTGCAGGATACGTTTATTATTTGAAAAACGAAGCGCGAAACGTACCTGAAATACCCGCGGAAGTACCATTTGTTTCTGTCATGGTGCCAGCCCATAATGAAGGGAAAGTAATTGTGAAGACAGTTGAGTCGCTGTTAGCTTTTGATTATCCAGTCGATCGTTACGAAATCATTGTCATTAATGATAATTCTTCAGATAATAGCGCGGAACTTTTAGCCGCCATTCAAGCAAAAAATCCGACACGCTTTTTAAAAATTATTAATACCGATAATATTACGGGTGGAAAAGGAAAATCGAATGCACTCAATATTGGATTTGCGGAAAGTTGCGGAGAACTGGTAGCAATATACGATGCCGACAATACTCCCGAACAGCAAGCGCTAAGGATTCTTGTTGGCGAAATTACGAATGATGCGAAACTTGGCGCGGTTATTGGTAAATTTAGAACGCGAAATCGAAATGCGAGCTGGTTAACGAGATTTATCAATATTGAAACGCTGAGTTTTCAGTGGATGGCTCAGGCCGGCAGATGGGCCCTCTTCAAACTGTGCACGATTCCTGGCACTAATTTTATTGTAAGAAGGTCGCTCCTAGAAGAAATCGGTGGCTGGGATGTGAAAGCTGTCGCGGAAGATACCGAGATTAGTTTTCGGATTTACATGATGGGTTACCGAATCAAATTCCAAGCGAAGGCTGTTACATGGGAACAAGAGCCACAAACATTGCCAGTCTGGTTCAAACAGCGCTCAAGATGGGCGAAAGGCAATATTTATGTAATTTTAAAAAATGTTCCACTCCTTTTTAAACGAGAAGGTAGGCGCGTTCGTTTTGATATTTTATACTTTTTATCGATTTATTTTTTATTATTAACTTCCTTGATTGTTAGTGATGTTTTACTCGTATTATATGCGCTAGGACTTGTACATACAACACTTGCCGGACTTAGCGGGGCGCTTTGGTTGCTTGCCATTTTACTTTTTATCGCAGGTACATTTATTACACTCACTACGGAAAAAGGAGAAATCAGTTTTTCGAATTTGTTATTTATTATGTTGATGTATGTGACGTATTGCCAGCTTTGGATGGTGGTCGCCGCATATGGATTCTTTATTTTCTTAAAAGATACCGTACTAAAAAGAGAAACCAAATGGTATAAAACCGAGCGTTTCTAA
- a CDS encoding diguanylate cyclase domain-containing protein, which produces MKKITNNLFADIGFLFFILLCFITIGFMINTPDEYLRNIILLNITFLLVIITYFTNLTLGLILNVLYIFIYATYIIYEIVANQIAYGFGSYFWLIITPLFTVASAMFTRNTSRLQEENTKIKQQNLYLGTIDQETLLKNIVSFQNDERIFSSISRRYDLPLSLMVIKVRHWRELKRFQSEDEMRMALQDISAILETCIRTSDVLYLLDKSDATWGLLLLTDEPGGKLVADRIKSRIAEANTEEFAAKYRVKLELRIGTSQFDSEKVKTPLDFIELATKELEYDV; this is translated from the coding sequence ATGAAAAAGATAACGAATAACTTATTTGCAGATATTGGCTTTTTATTTTTCATCTTGCTTTGTTTCATCACGATTGGCTTTATGATTAATACGCCGGATGAATATTTGCGAAACATTATTTTATTAAATATCACTTTTTTACTTGTGATTATCACCTATTTTACGAATTTAACGCTTGGTTTAATTTTAAATGTCCTCTACATTTTTATTTATGCAACTTATATTATTTATGAAATTGTCGCAAATCAAATCGCTTATGGATTTGGTAGCTACTTTTGGCTTATTATCACGCCACTTTTCACCGTTGCAAGTGCGATGTTTACAAGAAATACGTCGAGGCTTCAAGAAGAAAATACGAAAATCAAACAGCAAAATCTATATTTAGGAACAATTGACCAAGAAACTTTGCTTAAAAATATCGTTTCATTCCAAAATGATGAGCGTATCTTTTCCAGCATTTCGCGCCGTTATGACTTACCGCTGTCACTGATGGTCATCAAAGTTCGTCACTGGCGAGAGTTAAAACGATTCCAAAGCGAAGATGAAATGCGAATGGCGTTACAAGATATTTCAGCGATTTTGGAGACTTGTATCCGCACGAGTGATGTCCTTTACTTATTAGATAAGAGTGATGCCACTTGGGGGCTCTTGTTACTAACAGACGAACCGGGTGGGAAATTAGTTGCGGATCGAATCAAAAGCCGAATTGCCGAAGCAAACACTGAAGAATTTGCCGCAAAATACCGTGTGAAGCTAGAACTTCGCATTGGAACAAGCCAATTTGATAGCGAGAAAGTCAAGACACCACTTGATTTTATCGAGTTAGCGACAAAAGAATTAGAATATGACGTGTAA
- a CDS encoding ACT domain-containing protein: protein MRAVLTVIGKDNVGIVAGVSNKLAELNINIVDVSQTIMDGYFTMMMMCDISQITKEFDEVKAELAGKGEDLQVKIHIQREEIFNAMHKL from the coding sequence GTGAGAGCTGTACTTACTGTAATTGGAAAAGATAATGTGGGTATTGTCGCAGGTGTTAGTAATAAATTAGCTGAACTGAACATCAATATTGTGGATGTGTCTCAAACGATTATGGATGGCTACTTTACGATGATGATGATGTGCGATATTAGCCAAATCACGAAAGAATTTGATGAAGTAAAAGCAGAATTAGCCGGTAAAGGCGAAGACCTCCAAGTAAAAATACATATTCAGCGGGAAGAAATTTTCAACGCAATGCACAAACTTTAG
- a CDS encoding PFL family protein — METNQILETIRMIEEEKLDIRTITMGISLLDCMDGDGEVARKKIYQKIVTKARNLVAVGEAIESEFGIPIINKRISVTPIAIIAGSSDDADYVEFAKTLDAAAKEVGVNFIGGYSALVQKGYTKGDEILIRSIPQALAQTERVCSSVNVGSTRTGINMDAVRQMGEVIKETADLTADTQGLGCAKLVVFANAVEDNPFMAGAFHGVGEADCVINVGVSGPGVVKRAIEKVKGEPFDIVAETVKQTAFKITRMGQLVGQVASEKLGVPFGIVDLSLAPTPAIGDSVAHILEEMGLEMVGTHGTTAALALLNDAVKKGGVMACGHVGGLSGAFIPVSEDAGMIEAVQQGALNLEKLEAMTAICSVGLDMIAVPGDTTAETLAAMIADEAAIGVINNKTTAVRVIPASGTKVGDMVEFGGLLGTAPVMPVNGKSSVDFIARGGRIPAPIHSFKN; from the coding sequence ATGGAAACAAATCAAATTTTAGAAACGATACGAATGATTGAAGAAGAAAAATTGGACATCCGGACGATTACAATGGGGATTTCTTTGCTAGATTGTATGGACGGCGACGGCGAAGTGGCTCGAAAGAAAATTTATCAAAAAATCGTCACCAAAGCACGCAATTTAGTGGCAGTGGGTGAAGCGATTGAATCTGAGTTTGGTATTCCGATTATTAATAAACGAATTTCTGTCACACCAATTGCGATCATCGCTGGTTCAAGCGATGATGCGGACTACGTAGAATTTGCCAAGACGCTTGATGCTGCTGCAAAAGAAGTTGGCGTGAATTTTATCGGTGGTTACTCCGCGCTCGTCCAAAAAGGCTACACGAAAGGTGACGAAATCTTGATTCGCTCGATTCCGCAAGCTTTGGCTCAAACAGAACGTGTTTGTTCATCGGTCAATGTTGGCTCGACGCGAACTGGAATCAATATGGATGCTGTCCGTCAAATGGGCGAAGTAATCAAAGAAACGGCGGACTTAACAGCCGATACACAAGGTCTAGGTTGCGCGAAACTTGTTGTATTTGCCAATGCTGTCGAGGATAATCCTTTTATGGCTGGGGCATTTCATGGTGTTGGTGAAGCGGATTGCGTTATCAATGTTGGCGTCAGCGGCCCAGGTGTGGTCAAACGCGCCATCGAAAAAGTAAAAGGCGAACCATTTGATATCGTTGCGGAAACAGTCAAACAAACCGCTTTCAAAATCACTAGAATGGGTCAACTCGTTGGTCAAGTCGCTTCCGAAAAACTCGGCGTTCCTTTTGGGATTGTCGATTTATCGCTAGCGCCAACCCCGGCGATTGGTGATTCGGTCGCACATATTTTAGAAGAGATGGGCTTAGAAATGGTTGGTACACATGGTACAACAGCCGCACTTGCACTTTTAAATGATGCTGTGAAAAAAGGCGGCGTGATGGCCTGCGGGCATGTAGGTGGTTTATCTGGCGCATTTATTCCGGTTTCTGAGGACGCTGGTATGATTGAAGCCGTACAACAAGGCGCGCTCAACCTTGAAAAATTAGAGGCGATGACAGCAATTTGCTCGGTGGGTCTGGATATGATTGCCGTACCAGGTGACACAACCGCCGAAACATTAGCAGCAATGATTGCCGATGAAGCAGCGATTGGCGTAATTAACAACAAAACAACCGCTGTCCGGGTAATTCCAGCAAGCGGCACTAAAGTTGGAGACATGGTCGAATTTGGTGGCTTACTCGGTACGGCACCAGTAATGCCAGTAAACGGAAAATCGTCTGTGGATTTTATTGCTCGCGGCGGTCGAATCCCGGCACCAATTCATTCTTTTAAAAACTAA
- a CDS encoding MerR family transcriptional regulator, translating to MQIKDLAELTGVSVRTLHHYDKIGLLVPQKDDWNGYRIYSENDVDKLQQILFFKELDFPLKKIKQILDDPFFDKNVALDLQRHLLIEKKQRIETMLATLDQTIRNEKGEITMTNKEKFTGFDFSTNPYEEEAKKRWGDKVVEKANEKVNNMSDKEQLTLKENFDAEFRHLASVRKLAPESEEAQLAINHFFHYLNDTHGNIYSLEAFAGLGEMYVADERFTKNIDQFGDGLSLFLKEAMTIYAKNK from the coding sequence ATGCAAATAAAAGATTTGGCTGAACTCACCGGTGTCAGTGTGCGCACACTCCACCACTACGATAAAATAGGCCTACTTGTCCCGCAAAAAGATGACTGGAATGGCTATCGTATTTATTCAGAAAACGATGTCGACAAATTACAACAAATCCTTTTCTTTAAAGAACTCGATTTCCCTTTGAAAAAAATAAAACAAATTCTTGATGATCCTTTTTTCGATAAAAATGTTGCTTTAGATTTGCAGCGCCACTTACTAATAGAAAAAAAGCAGCGAATTGAAACGATGCTAGCAACCCTCGATCAGACCATTAGGAATGAAAAAGGAGAAATAACAATGACAAACAAAGAAAAATTCACTGGTTTTGATTTTTCCACCAATCCATACGAAGAAGAAGCAAAAAAACGATGGGGCGATAAAGTAGTAGAAAAAGCTAATGAAAAAGTAAATAATATGAGTGATAAAGAACAATTAACTTTAAAAGAAAATTTCGACGCTGAATTTCGTCATTTAGCATCTGTTCGAAAACTTGCTCCAGAGTCAGAAGAAGCCCAACTCGCTATTAACCATTTTTTCCATTACTTGAATGATACTCACGGCAATATTTATTCCCTAGAAGCCTTTGCTGGTCTTGGAGAAATGTACGTGGCAGATGAGCGCTTCACTAAAAATATCGATCAGTTCGGCGATGGCCTTTCGCTTTTCCTTAAAGAAGCCATGACTATTTATGCCAAAAACAAGTAA
- a CDS encoding cellulose biosynthesis cyclic di-GMP-binding regulatory protein BcsB: protein MKKLTVIGLLIFAVLFLYRPDVFAADKNYQTVFGTDKTAQGKFTTTKQNFTVENYWDVSNANVKLVYTITQLSEKEVSTMTLKINDVAFYSFKPDKTDKGTKQIEIPKDKLKKGVNVLSIESFVYTDLPDGRCTIDDTPANWLQFDKTSAVNVSYSDKAFQKTIAEFGERFTGIDTVKSEQGAVAVSNKAGDAELGAALEGLSGFSAANTLEDKNIAFGQYEEAKTRDGKNYLVLFSSYDHLPNDLKSQIKDDNKLEKQALFQVVTVGNMNTLVITSKSNDALKKAGKLIANQNYLSQLGTNTKWLSTDEKIDTPATSVDKNTKLTTTGDKLKGIGHITQDYFISMPANRSASTGTEVSLDFRYAQNLDFEHSLVTILVNGKPIGSQKLTAKKANGDKLTFQIPSDLNVKGDFSVTVAFDLVLTNNYCGFIADSEIPWAYITPESNINLNTSEETDLLFEQYPYPFIANGDFNNAVVVVPDKLTTEDTDSLANIFNLLGRFHDGNRGNLTAVHAANWKKTKEGSNVIAVGTMNNNPVIKNANDDLYFQYNKTGEYFLSNEKISIEKNYGKQLGSVQLINSDGVPILAVTGPGAKQTELGSDLIATKTNLAKIYGDGAIVDTDNTIHSYRFKKVADTKEESFGSKISNNKEVTVFGAFALLSIVILVVAVLLILRKYRRSRK, encoded by the coding sequence ATGAAAAAATTAACTGTAATCGGGCTGCTAATTTTCGCTGTACTATTTCTGTATAGGCCAGATGTCTTCGCAGCAGATAAAAACTATCAAACAGTTTTTGGGACAGATAAAACCGCCCAAGGAAAATTCACAACCACCAAACAAAACTTCACGGTGGAAAATTACTGGGACGTATCCAACGCTAACGTAAAGCTTGTGTATACAATTACCCAACTGAGCGAAAAAGAAGTTTCCACGATGACACTGAAAATAAACGATGTGGCATTTTACTCTTTTAAACCAGATAAAACCGACAAAGGAACAAAACAAATTGAAATCCCGAAAGACAAGCTGAAAAAAGGGGTAAATGTTCTATCTATCGAAAGTTTTGTCTACACTGATTTGCCAGATGGTCGTTGCACGATTGACGACACACCTGCCAACTGGCTGCAATTCGATAAAACAAGCGCAGTAAACGTATCTTATTCTGATAAAGCTTTCCAAAAAACGATTGCTGAGTTTGGTGAGCGCTTCACTGGAATTGATACTGTAAAAAGTGAACAAGGTGCAGTAGCTGTCTCAAATAAAGCCGGCGATGCCGAACTTGGCGCAGCACTTGAAGGGCTTTCCGGATTTTCTGCGGCGAATACGTTAGAAGATAAAAATATCGCTTTTGGTCAATATGAGGAAGCAAAAACGCGTGACGGTAAAAACTATCTCGTACTTTTTTCAAGCTATGACCATTTACCAAATGATCTTAAATCACAAATAAAAGACGATAATAAACTTGAAAAACAAGCGCTTTTCCAAGTAGTGACAGTTGGAAATATGAATACACTTGTGATTACTTCTAAATCAAATGACGCACTAAAAAAAGCTGGCAAACTAATCGCCAACCAAAATTACTTAAGCCAGCTCGGAACAAATACTAAATGGCTATCAACAGACGAAAAAATCGATACACCAGCGACTAGCGTTGACAAAAATACGAAACTAACAACCACTGGCGATAAACTAAAAGGGATTGGTCATATCACACAAGATTACTTTATCAGCATGCCAGCCAATCGTAGCGCATCAACAGGAACAGAAGTATCACTTGATTTTAGATATGCACAAAACTTGGATTTCGAGCATTCATTAGTAACGATTTTAGTGAACGGAAAACCAATCGGTAGCCAAAAACTTACCGCTAAAAAAGCCAATGGCGACAAATTGACGTTCCAAATTCCGAGCGATTTAAACGTAAAAGGGGATTTTTCGGTTACCGTTGCCTTTGATTTAGTCTTAACGAATAACTATTGTGGCTTTATTGCAGACTCTGAAATTCCGTGGGCATATATTACCCCAGAATCAAATATCAATTTGAATACAAGCGAAGAAACAGACTTGCTTTTTGAACAATATCCATATCCTTTTATTGCCAATGGTGACTTTAACAATGCAGTTGTCGTTGTTCCCGATAAATTAACGACAGAAGATACAGATTCATTAGCAAACATTTTCAATCTGTTAGGCCGCTTCCATGATGGAAATAGAGGTAATCTAACTGCCGTACATGCTGCTAACTGGAAAAAAACAAAAGAAGGATCGAACGTTATTGCAGTTGGTACAATGAATAATAATCCAGTCATCAAAAACGCCAACGACGATCTATATTTCCAGTACAATAAAACAGGCGAATATTTCCTTTCCAATGAAAAAATATCAATTGAAAAAAATTACGGCAAACAACTTGGAAGTGTTCAATTGATTAACTCAGATGGCGTCCCAATTCTGGCAGTTACTGGTCCAGGCGCTAAACAAACAGAACTCGGATCAGATTTAATCGCCACAAAAACCAATCTAGCTAAAATTTACGGAGATGGCGCCATTGTTGATACAGATAACACGATACATTCCTACCGATTCAAAAAAGTAGCAGATACAAAGGAAGAAAGCTTTGGATCAAAAATCAGTAACAACAAAGAAGTCACTGTGTTCGGAGCATTCGCGCTTCTATCCATTGTTATCTTAGTTGTCGCAGTCCTACTAATCTTGCGTAAATATCGCCGGAGCCGGAAGTGA
- a CDS encoding LacI family DNA-binding transcriptional regulator has translation MANIQEIAKLAGVSSATVSRVINNRDYVSEETRKRVQTIIDQLDYVPNINAVSLKKGATKLIGMVIPSFTDSLNVFLKSFTMMAQEHGYNVTLFMTRIDPDKELEALEMLRQKQIDALVLVIRSNDWKTIEHYTKYGPIVTWQRVESEKIPSVFMNQYDGYTLALEHLYAKGYRKFVNVYGNTTGLNTQSRMLAFKDFCARYELDTHEFRQFYGQGSRQDGEKIAHWWAEAEHKPEAFLTPNDYFAAGLLTEARRLGYSVPEDLAICGFDNMEIAHLLDITTIHYPVNLQAENAFTLIMNQLFGSNLPLLDLDFHLVERKTT, from the coding sequence TTGGCAAATATACAAGAAATCGCGAAACTAGCGGGTGTCTCATCAGCAACAGTTTCCCGAGTAATTAATAATCGCGACTATGTGAGTGAAGAAACGAGAAAACGGGTTCAGACAATCATTGATCAGTTAGATTATGTTCCGAATATAAACGCCGTATCTCTGAAAAAAGGTGCAACGAAACTAATCGGCATGGTTATTCCTAGCTTTACAGATTCTCTGAATGTATTTTTAAAAAGTTTTACAATGATGGCGCAAGAGCACGGCTATAACGTCACATTGTTTATGACGCGGATTGATCCAGATAAAGAACTAGAGGCCTTAGAGATGCTGCGTCAAAAACAAATCGATGCGCTCGTCTTGGTCATTCGATCAAATGATTGGAAAACGATTGAACATTACACCAAATACGGTCCAATTGTCACTTGGCAACGTGTCGAAAGCGAAAAAATTCCTTCTGTATTTATGAATCAATATGACGGGTACACACTTGCGCTCGAACATTTATATGCAAAAGGTTACCGGAAATTTGTGAATGTGTACGGGAATACGACTGGACTCAATACACAAAGCCGCATGCTTGCATTTAAAGATTTTTGTGCGCGTTATGAGCTTGATACGCATGAATTCAGACAGTTTTACGGGCAAGGTTCTCGGCAAGACGGAGAAAAAATTGCCCATTGGTGGGCAGAAGCGGAGCATAAACCAGAGGCATTTTTAACGCCAAATGATTATTTTGCGGCTGGGCTTTTAACAGAAGCGAGACGACTTGGTTACAGCGTGCCAGAAGACTTGGCGATTTGTGGTTTTGATAATATGGAAATCGCGCATTTGCTTGATATCACAACGATTCACTATCCGGTAAATTTGCAGGCTGAAAATGCTTTTACGCTCATTATGAATCAATTATTTGGTAGCAATTTGCCACTACTCGATTTAGATTTCCATTTAGTAGAACGAAAAACGACATAA